Proteins encoded within one genomic window of Setaria italica strain Yugu1 chromosome IV, Setaria_italica_v2.0, whole genome shotgun sequence:
- the LOC101762300 gene encoding probable 4-coumarate--CoA ligase 4 — MGSVPEDSAAAPTAVFRSKLPDIEIPGHLSLQAYCFERLPEVSSRPCLIDGQTGAVHTYADVELLSRRAAAALRGLGVGKGDVVMNLLRNCPEFAFVFLGAARLGAATTTANPFYTPHEIHRQAAAAGARVIVTEACAVEKVRAFAAERGVPVVAVDGEFEGCLRLRDLMDAAEPLAADEEVEPDDVVALPYSSGTTGMPKGVMLTHRSLVTSVAQQVDGENPNLYFSQDDVLLCVLPLFHIYSLNSVLLAGLRAGCAIVIMRKFESGALVELVRAHGVTVAPFVPPIVVEIAKSPRVCAADLASIRMVMSGAAPMGKDLQDAFMAKIPNAVLGQGYGMTEAGPVLAMCLAFAKEPFEVKSGSCGTVVRNAELKIVDTDTGASLGRNQPGEICIRGEQIMKGYLNDPEATKNTIDKDGWLHTGDIGYVDDNDEIFIVDRLKEIIKYKGFQVPPAELEALLITHPEIKDAAVVSMKDELAGEVPVAFIIRTEDSEISEDEIKQFVAKEVVFYKRINKVFFTDSIPKNPSGKILRKDLRARLAAGIPGGDSAQSKS; from the exons ATGGGGTCCGTCCCGGAGGACTCGGCCGCGGCACCAACAGCCGTGTTCCGCTCCAAGCTCCCGGACATCGAGATCCCGGGGCACCTCTCGCTGCAGGCCTACTGCTTCGAGCGGCTCCCGGAGGTGTCCTCCCGCCCGTGCCTCATCGACGGGCAGACGGGTGCCGTCCACACCTACGCCGACGTGGAGCTCCTGTCCcgtcgcgcggcggcggcgctccgcggGCTCGGGGTGGGGAAGGGCGACGTGGTGATGAACCTCCTCCGCAACTGCCCCGAGTTCGCCTTCGTCTTCCTGGGCGCCGCGCGGCTGGgggcggccaccaccacggccaacCCGTTCTACACCCCGCACGAGATCCACCGccaggcggccgcggcgggggcgcgggtgATCGTCACCGAGGCCTGCGCCGTCGAGAAGGTGCGCGCCTTCGCCGCCGAGCGCGGCGTGCCCGTggtcgccgtcgacggcgagTTCGAGGGCTGCCTCCGGCTCCGGGACCTCATGGACGCCGCCgagccgctcgccgccgacgaggaggtGGAGCCCGACGACGTCGTCGCGCTCCCCTACTCCTCCGGCACCACCGGGATGCCCAAGGGCGTCATGCTCACGCACCGCAGCCTCGTCACCAGCGTCGCGCAGCAG GTGGACGGCGAGAACCCGAACCTGTACTTCAGCCAGGACGACGTGCTGCTGTGCGTGCTGCCGCTGTTCCACATCTACTCGCTCAACTCGGTGCTCCTGGCGGGGCTGCGCGCCGGGTGCGCCATCGTGATCATGCGCAAGTTCGAGAGCGGCGCGCTGGTGGAGCTGGTGCGCGCGCACGGCGTTACCGTGGCGCCCTTCGTCCCACCCATCGTGGTGGAGATCGCCAAGAGCCCCCGCGTGTgcgccgccgacctcgcctCCATCCGCATGGTCATGTCCGGCGCCGCCCCCATGGGGAAGGACCTCCAGGACGCGTTCATGGCCAAGATCCCCAACGCCGTGCTCGGCCAG GGGTACGGGATGACCGAGGCAGGGCCCGTGCTGGCCATGTGCCTGGCCTTCGCCAAGGAGCCGTTCGAGGTGAAGTCGGGCTCCTGCGGCACCGTCGTCCGGAACGCCGAGCTGAAGATCGTCGACACCGACACTGGCGCGTCGCTGGGCCGGAACCAGCCCGGCGAGATTTGCATCCGCGGCGAGCAGATCATGAAAG GTTATCTGAATGATCCAGAAGCGACAAAGAACACCATTGATAAGGATGGATGGCTGCACACTGGTGATATTGGTTATGTTGATGACAACGATGAGATCTTCATTGTTGACAGGCTAAAGGAGATAATCAAATACAAGGGCTTCCAAGTACCTCCTGCGGAACTTGAGGCCCTTCTCATCACTCATCCTGAAATTAAGGATGCTGCTGTTGTCTC AATGAAAGATGAGCTTGCCGGTGAAGTCCCTGTTGCATTCATTATACGGACTGAAGATTCTGAGATTAGTGAGGACGAGATCAAGCAGTTTGTTGCAAAGGAG GTTGTGTTCTACAAGAGGATCAACAAAGTTTTCTTCACGGATTCTATTCCGAAGAATCCTTCTGGCAAAATCCTGAGGAAGGACCTGAGAGCACGACTTGCTGCGGGCATTCCTGGTGGTGACAGTGCACAGTCCAAAAGCTAA